The following DNA comes from Halobacillus litoralis.
GCATATGGTGCTGAGCCGACTCCGATGAGTTGGTCTGAACTATACACAGCCCTTGATCGTGGTACAGTTGAAGGTCAAGAAAACCCTATTTTCTTCATCGGCGATGCTTCTTTCCATGAAGTACAAGATTACATGACTATTTCAAACCATAATAACTATGTGGCCATGACGACAGTTAATACTGATTGGTATAACGGGTTAGATGATGAGATGAAATCTATGGTCGATGAGACAGTTGAAGAAATGCAGAGCTGGGTCTTCGATGAGCAAAAGAAACAAAACCAAGAATATCTAGAAACGATTAAAAATGATACAGAAAACCCGACAGAGATCATTGAGTTGACAGAAGAGCAGCGTCAAATGTTCAAAGACAAAGCTGAACCTGTCCGTGAATTCTATCGTGAAGAAGTATCTACTGTAGATGGACAAATCCTCGACAAGTTACTTGAAGAGATTGAAGCTGCAGGAGAATAAGTTGAAAAGCTCGCACCCAAATTCCGGGTGCGAGCTTTTTTGTCTTCTCGCTCATTGCGGAGACTGCCACGGTTCGGTTTGCTTTCTGTAATCCAACAAGGTCAATACCATTACAAGGATGAAAAGAAAGCTCGAGAGCTTGAAAAGGGTGGCAGTTGTAACGTATTGATAAATAAACCCAAGAATAAAAGCACTTGAACCAATCCCGAGATCGATCGAAGAATAATACATCCCATTGGCTATTCCGCTTCTTTCTGTCGTTGTTTTTGAAATAACCCATGCTTGAAGTGCAGGCATCATAGAACCGAAGCCGATACCGAATACAGCTCCGGCAAGGACGAGATGTAAATTGGAGCTGGCTAAAGCCAGAATCCACATAGCGATGAATGAAAGCCCAGAACATACAATAATCAACTTCCACGGGCCATGTTTATCAAAATAACGCCCCGTGATAGGACGGGTGACTGTTGCTAACAAGGCGTTGAAAAAATAAAAAAGGAATGTTCCCGACAACCCTTGTTCATTTCCGAAAATGACTATGTATGTAACAACCGACCCATAACCGAACGTATTGAGAATGGTCACTAGAGCAGGGTATGCACTTTTTTTCTCAATCAATGATCCAGTGAAAGAGAAGGGAGGGGGGTTTTTCTGGTTTTCATAAACTTGGTCTGGCGTAACAAAACGAGTGACTGAAAATAAAACAATAGCGACGCCCCCAAGTGCTAAAGCAATCCATACAAGGAGGTTGAAAGAAAAACTCTGATAAAGATAAATACCGAGACTTGGCGCCATGATCATTCCGACTGTTACAGAAAGTCCAAAATACCCCATCCCTTCGCCGACTCTTCTCCTTGGAACAATGTCAACGGCTGCTGTTCCGTTAACCGTCGTCGACCAACCCCAGGCAAGTCCATGGATGAAGCGGATAAGAAGTAGGACAACTACTACCTGAGTCGCTGGGTACAAGGCTGTCATGATCAATAGAGAGATAGCACCTGTAACTACCAAAATTTTTCTCGGTCGGGTCATTAATATATGACCTATGAATGGACGTATGAGGATAGCGGCAAAAGCAAAAGTTGTCGTAATGAGCCCGATTTGTAAACTGCTCCCCCCGATCGACTCGATGTAGGGAGGGAGGTTGGGGAGTAACATTTGAAAACTCATGAATGTGAATAAATTAGCTAATATCAAAAAAATGAAAGGCCATGTCCATAGTTTAGGTTGTTGCATAATTCAGGTCCTCGCTTTCGTGTTGTAAGCATGTTCAAAAGGAAACCCACTATCGTCTAGGACATAGCGGGTTTTAGTACTATGCCTTTGTTCAAAGTCATAGTTGAGTAAACTTAAGTATCATACTGGAACATTCGATTCCAAGATGTTGTGTGGAGGAAGGGGCGTTGGGGAACGAGTCGCTTTCCGCGGGAGTCCGTTGAGCCTCCTCGAGCTAACTGGCGAGACCCCGCAGAGCTTTAGCTCGAGGAGGCTTGCCGTCTTCCCCGTGGAAAGCGAGCCATTTCCAAAACCCCAATTCTCCAAGCAAAAGTAACGAAATCGATCTTACAAATAAGGGGGCTTTAATGGGATATTATCAATGTTATTGATTATTTATGGTCCGTTTCGGCTTTTCTTTCTAACCATTCGTTATAAAAGTGGCTGGTAATGGCTTTGACTACAGCGTAAGCCGGGATGGCAAACAGCAGTCCAAGGAATCCGGCTAAACTTCCAGCCGCCAGGATCAAGGTGATGATCGTCAGGGGATGAATGTTTAAAGCTTTCCCCATGACATTCGGGGATACAAAGTTTCCTTCTAGTTGCTGAGCGATGATGGTGATGACGACGACCCAAACGGCGAGGATTGGATCCTGGAAAAGACCGACGAGAATGGCTGGGACAACAGCTAAGAAAGGACCGACGAATGGGATGACATTCATGACCATTGCAAATAAGGACAAGGTCAAAGCATAGTTGAGATCGATGATCATATAACCTATCAAGAGCAAAAGACCGACTACGATGCTTACAGTCATTTGACCTAGAATAAAAGCATTCAACGTGTAGTCGACAGAGTGGGCAAGTTTTTCAAAACTCTTTGCTGCTCGTTTATTCAGGAATTGTTTCACAAAGGGTACGAGCTTATCGCCATCTTTCAACATGAAAAACAAGAAAAATGGAATGAGTACAAGTGCGAAAATAAAGCCGATCAATTGGCTTATGACGTTGATGATAATCTTGGAAGCGTTTTGCAGGTATGTCTGTAAATTTTGAGTGACACTCTCAATCGTCCCGTTGAACTGGCTTGGGATAATATCCTGATTCTGGTGCCAATAAGTGATCGTTTCACCCAGCATCTCAGCCATTTCCGGAATGTTGTTCACAAGCTTAGTGAATTGCTCCTGAGCAATCGGGGCGATGAATCTTGTAATTAAGAATCCGATAAAGATATAAAACAGAAAGATAATCAAAATAGCTGAAATGCGCGGGATGCGGTACTTTTCTAAAAGCTTGAGAATCGGTCTGGAGATATAAAATAGGATTCCGCCCCCGATTAAAGGAACGGCTACAGCTCCGATATAGGTCAAGATCGGATCGAAGAAGAACTGGATTTTGTGCAGCAATAATATGAGCAACGAGATTAAAATTGCTGCTGCTATAACTTGAAACCAACGTTTATGAATCATTTTTTAGACACACCTTTTATGTAAAATTGCATTCTATCATTAAATTCGGCATCGAGAAGGTAATTCCTTTAATGACTTATTATAAGGGCAGCACAATCCAAATAAACACCATGTATAAATGGAACACTAATCTAAGAATATCAAATATTGGTTGGGAAGCAATACATTTACTTTTTATCGTTGTGCGAATAAACTGATAAAGAAGAACTTTTGAGGAGGAAAGCAATTGAAAAAAGAATTACTCGAACGCTTCACATCATATGTGAAAATAGATACCCAGTCTGATGAAAAAAGTGATAAAACCCCTTCTACGGAAGGCCAATGGGACCTTGCACATCAACTGGTAGAAGAATTAAAAGCTATAGGTATGAGTGATGTTACTGTGGATGAGCATGCTTATGTGATGGCAACACTTCCTTCCAATACAGATAAAGATGTACCTACCATCGGATTTCTTGCTCATATTGATACAGCGCCAGATTTCACAGGAAGTAACGTAAAGCCGCAAGTGGTTGAAAATTATGATGGGGGAGACATATTTCTAAATGAAAACGTTAAGTTGACGCCTGGAGAGTTTCCTGAACTTGTTACATATAAAGGTCAAACCTTGATTACAACAGATGGTACAACTCTTCTTGGGGCTGATAACAAAGCGGGGGTAACTGAAATCATGACGGCTTTGAACCACCTTTTGAAGCACCCGGAAATTAGGCATGGGGAAGTGAGAGTAGCTTTTACGCCAGATGAGGAAATCGGTAGAGGACCCCAAAAGTTCGATGTGGATCGTTTTGGTGCTTCTTATGCTTATACAGTAGATGGCGGGCCCGTGGGTGAATTACAGTTCGAAAGTTTTAATGCAGCTACAGCTCAGGTCACTTTTCATGGGCACAGTGTTCATCCAGGAACGGCCAAAGGAAAAATGGTCAATGCATCCAAGCTGGCCATTGAATTTCAGAATGCTTTGCCCGAAAAAGAAGCACCGGAATATACAGAAGAATATGAAGGTTTTTACCACATGCATTCTTTTGAAGGTGATGTGGAAAAAGCGGAACTGATTTATCTCGTACGCGATCATGATAAAGAAAAGTTCGAAAAAAAGAAAACTACTCTTATAAAGTATGCGGGTCAAATGAAGGAAAAACACGGAGAGGATCGAGTATCCATCGAAATAAATGATCAGTATTACAACATGGGTGATAAAATCCGTCCACAAATACAGATAGTAGATATTGCTCGCAAAGCGATGGAAAAGTTGAGTATAACTCCTTTAGTCAAACCGATTCGCGGAGGGACAGATGGCTCACAATTGTCTTATATGGGGCTGCCTACGCCTAATATCTTTACTGGAGGGGAAAATTTTCATGGCAAATATGAATACATATCCCTGGAAGGTATGGAAAAATCATCTAAAGTGATTGTCGAAATAGCGAGACTTTTTGAAGAAGAAACCGATCTTTGAAGAATTTCGCTTTTTCATCAAACGTTCGTTTAGCACCTGCATAAGGAATTGTGTCTGTCCTCATACTAAAGTTATTCCAGGATGTGGGTAAAGATACCCGTTGACAATAGAAGGTTGCGTGCTATGATAGGTATAGATGTAGCATTCCTAAAGGGGAGTAGCTGGTACAATAAAGTCGTCATTTCGGGAAAAATCCCCGGCTTTATTGGCAACGTACGTTGTTAGCGAGACCTTTACCCACAGTGGTAAAGGTCTATTTATTTGGTCCTTACCATAGCGGTGGGGATCATTTTTTTATGGGAAAAGGAGAGAATATACGTGGATGCACAATTACTGATTGAATACGGCTGGGTATTGATTGTCTTAGTAGGTTTAGAAGGAATACTTGCAGCAGATAACGCACTGGTATTGGCAATCATGGTTAAACACTTACCAGAAGAGAAAAGGAAGAAAGCTTTATTTTATGGTTTAGCTGGTGCTTTTATACTTAGGTTTGGATCTCTATTCATCATCTCATTCCTCGTAGATGTATGGCAGGTACAGGCGCTGGGTGCGGCCTATCTGTTATTCATCTCTGGTAAACACCTTATCGATAAATG
Coding sequences within:
- a CDS encoding AI-2E family transporter, which produces MIHKRWFQVIAAAILISLLILLLHKIQFFFDPILTYIGAVAVPLIGGGILFYISRPILKLLEKYRIPRISAILIIFLFYIFIGFLITRFIAPIAQEQFTKLVNNIPEMAEMLGETITYWHQNQDIIPSQFNGTIESVTQNLQTYLQNASKIIINVISQLIGFIFALVLIPFFLFFMLKDGDKLVPFVKQFLNKRAAKSFEKLAHSVDYTLNAFILGQMTVSIVVGLLLLIGYMIIDLNYALTLSLFAMVMNVIPFVGPFLAVVPAILVGLFQDPILAVWVVVITIIAQQLEGNFVSPNVMGKALNIHPLTIITLILAAGSLAGFLGLLFAIPAYAVVKAITSHFYNEWLERKAETDHK
- the pepT gene encoding peptidase T; this encodes MKKELLERFTSYVKIDTQSDEKSDKTPSTEGQWDLAHQLVEELKAIGMSDVTVDEHAYVMATLPSNTDKDVPTIGFLAHIDTAPDFTGSNVKPQVVENYDGGDIFLNENVKLTPGEFPELVTYKGQTLITTDGTTLLGADNKAGVTEIMTALNHLLKHPEIRHGEVRVAFTPDEEIGRGPQKFDVDRFGASYAYTVDGGPVGELQFESFNAATAQVTFHGHSVHPGTAKGKMVNASKLAIEFQNALPEKEAPEYTEEYEGFYHMHSFEGDVEKAELIYLVRDHDKEKFEKKKTTLIKYAGQMKEKHGEDRVSIEINDQYYNMGDKIRPQIQIVDIARKAMEKLSITPLVKPIRGGTDGSQLSYMGLPTPNIFTGGENFHGKYEYISLEGMEKSSKVIVEIARLFEEETDL
- a CDS encoding MFS transporter, with protein sequence MQQPKLWTWPFIFLILANLFTFMSFQMLLPNLPPYIESIGGSSLQIGLITTTFAFAAILIRPFIGHILMTRPRKILVVTGAISLLIMTALYPATQVVVVLLLIRFIHGLAWGWSTTVNGTAAVDIVPRRRVGEGMGYFGLSVTVGMIMAPSLGIYLYQSFSFNLLVWIALALGGVAIVLFSVTRFVTPDQVYENQKNPPPFSFTGSLIEKKSAYPALVTILNTFGYGSVVTYIVIFGNEQGLSGTFLFYFFNALLATVTRPITGRYFDKHGPWKLIIVCSGLSFIAMWILALASSNLHLVLAGAVFGIGFGSMMPALQAWVISKTTTERSGIANGMYYSSIDLGIGSSAFILGFIYQYVTTATLFKLSSFLFILVMVLTLLDYRKQTEPWQSPQ